Proteins co-encoded in one Quercus robur chromosome 8, dhQueRobu3.1, whole genome shotgun sequence genomic window:
- the LOC126696720 gene encoding two-pore potassium channel 3-like: MDEPLLSGKQEIVEEKPTRPSSQQQLPAQNNHEDSDLNLLANLSNKMKMGARRCDSLPKYLLGIRENNAKVNPPEPQASSPRIVPLAFIGVILYVIIVVTIFMTSGSFRGHTTYKPVDALYFTVVTLCTVGYGDIVPDSTFTKLFTCVFIIVGFVIFEFLLNSFVTHICNKQEEVLLSSVDENKYKNLFHTYMIDTKKGRVRIRTKVGLASGVVIGCIAVGTITVHFLEGMSWVDGFYFSITSVTTVGYGDYAFTTIKGRCFAIIWLLVSTLAVAKAFLYLTELRIERRNRRFAQWILHKKISARDLVAADLDHDGTISKAEFIIYKLKLMRRITQRETLQIAKEFDLQDTRHFGKLTLNDILNMEAE, encoded by the exons ATGGATGAACCTCTTCTCTCTGGGAAACAAGAAATAGTAGAAGAAAAGCCTACCAGACCCTCCTCTCAACAGCAATTACCAGCACAAAATAATCATGAAGATTCTGATTTAAACCTCTTAGCCAACTTGAGCAACAAAATGAAGATGGGCGCGAGGCGCTGTGATTCTCTTCCAAAATATTTGCTTGGCATAAGGGAAAATAATGCTAAGGTGAATCCCCCTGAACCACAAGCATCATCTCCTAGAATCGTCCCTTTAGCATTTATCGGAGTCATTTTATATGTCATAATTGTAGTTACAATATTCATGACAAGTGGGAGTTTTAGAGGTCACACTACTTACAAGCCAGTAGACGCCTTGTACTTCACTGTGGTGACGCTTTGCACGGTTGGTTATGGTGACATTGTACCAGACTCCACTTTTACTAAACTGTTCACATGTGTTTTCATTATAGTTGGTTTTGTAATCTTTGAATTTTTGCTCAATTCGTTCGTAACACACATTTGTAACAAACAAGAGGAAGTGTTGTTGAGTAGCGTGGATGAGAACAAGTACAAGAATTTGTTTCATACATATATGATAGATACTAAAAAGGGAAGAGTGAGGATAAGAACTAAAGTGGGGTTGGCTTCTGGGGTTGTGATTGGATGTATTGCTGTAGGAACAATTACAGTGCATTTCTTAGAGGGTATGAGTTGGGTTGATGGTTTTTATTTCTCAATTACATCAGTGACAACAGTTGGTTATGGGGATTATGCTTTCACAACAATTAAAGGAAGGTGTTTTGCAATTATTTGGCTATTGGTAAGCACATTAGCTGTTGCCAAGGCATTCTTATACCTTACCGAGCTCAGGATCGAAAGGAGGAATCGCAGATTTGCACAATGGATTCTTCATAAGAAGATCTCTGCCAGGGATTTGGTTGCTGCAGACCTCGATCATGACGGTACTATCAG TAAAGCCGAATTCATCATATACAAGCTCAAGCTGATGAGAAGGATAACACAGAGAGAGACCCTGCAGATTGCCAAAGAATTTGATTTACAGGACACTAGACATTTTGGCAAACTTACTCTGAATGACATCCTGAATATGGAAGCTGAATGA